A genome region from Bacillaceae bacterium IKA-2 includes the following:
- a CDS encoding YvrJ family protein, with the protein MEMWIPLLSEYGFPVMITLYLLHRIEKNSISSTIR; encoded by the coding sequence ATGGAGATGTGGATCCCACTGTTAAGTGAATATGGTTTCCCAGTAATGATCACATTGTATTTACTGCACCGTATTGAAAAAAACTCAATCTCCTCAACGATTCGATGA
- a CDS encoding VOC family protein, translating into MGFHSKPSTFIGHVKIKVENLERSLKYYQEVIGFKILEQTKTTVKLTTDGKSSVLSIEQPENVEPRQAKTTGLYHFALLLPHRSDLANIVNHFIENRIQIGSSDHLVSEALYLSDPDGNSIEIYVDREPSAWVWNNGEVAMTVDPLNFANLLSSRKQEQSWKGLPAGTVMGHIHLHVSDLQKTEEFYTNGLGFEVVNRYGAQVLFISTGKYHHHIALNTWAGVGAPTPPKNSVGLESFTLILPDTSARDNLVANLKQLGLAVTEVNGAFVTSDPSGNCIHLAI; encoded by the coding sequence ATGGGATTTCATAGTAAACCAAGTACTTTTATAGGTCATGTAAAAATTAAGGTAGAAAATTTAGAACGCTCTCTTAAGTATTATCAAGAAGTAATCGGTTTTAAAATTCTCGAACAAACTAAAACAACCGTTAAATTAACTACAGATGGTAAAAGCAGCGTGTTGTCAATTGAACAACCGGAAAATGTTGAACCGAGGCAAGCAAAGACTACGGGGTTATATCACTTTGCCCTGCTTTTGCCTCATCGGTCAGATTTAGCGAATATTGTCAATCATTTTATTGAAAATCGTATCCAAATTGGGTCATCAGACCATCTTGTCAGTGAAGCTTTATATTTATCAGACCCAGACGGGAATAGCATTGAAATTTATGTTGACCGTGAACCTTCTGCATGGGTTTGGAATAACGGTGAAGTCGCAATGACAGTAGATCCGTTGAATTTTGCGAACCTGCTTTCAAGTAGAAAACAGGAGCAGTCATGGAAGGGTCTACCTGCTGGTACGGTGATGGGACATATCCATTTACACGTATCTGATTTACAAAAAACTGAAGAATTTTATACTAATGGACTCGGCTTTGAAGTGGTGAACCGCTATGGAGCTCAGGTGCTTTTCATCTCTACCGGAAAATACCATCATCATATTGCCTTAAATACTTGGGCTGGTGTTGGCGCTCCTACACCTCCAAAAAATAGTGTTGGACTCGAATCATTTACATTAATTCTTCCAGATACTTCAGCAAGAGATAATCTCGTAGCTAATCTAAAGCAGCTTGGTCTAGCCGTCACTGAAGTAAATGGTGCTTTTGTTACCTCTGATCCGTCTGGGAATTGCATTCACTTAGCAATTTAA
- the fsa gene encoding fructose-6-phosphate aldolase, producing MKFFIDTANLDEIKKAYRIGILAGVTTNPSLVAKEGVKFEERIAEICQAVPHVESVSAEVTPDALTADAMIAQADELIKINGGDEKVTIKVPMTLAGLEACRYLADKGVKTNVTLIFTVNQALLAARAGATYVSPFVGRLDDISEDGVQLVSKIAELFRVQNLESQIIAASVRHPDHVTRVAMAGAHISTVPYSVIEQLTKHPLTDQGLEKFASDWEKTNKK from the coding sequence ATGAAGTTTTTTATTGATACTGCAAATCTTGATGAGATCAAAAAAGCATATAGAATTGGTATTTTAGCGGGTGTTACAACCAATCCGTCTTTAGTAGCTAAAGAAGGTGTGAAATTCGAAGAACGTATTGCCGAAATCTGCCAAGCAGTTCCACATGTAGAATCGGTATCGGCTGAAGTAACTCCAGATGCGCTTACAGCTGATGCAATGATCGCTCAAGCTGATGAGCTTATTAAAATTAACGGTGGGGATGAGAAAGTTACGATTAAAGTCCCAATGACATTAGCTGGTTTAGAGGCTTGTCGTTATCTTGCAGACAAAGGTGTTAAAACCAATGTTACGCTTATTTTCACTGTAAACCAAGCACTCTTGGCTGCCCGAGCAGGTGCCACATATGTTTCTCCATTCGTAGGGCGTTTGGATGATATTTCTGAAGATGGAGTACAATTAGTAAGCAAGATTGCTGAATTATTCCGTGTTCAAAACTTAGAGTCACAAATTATTGCAGCTTCTGTTCGACACCCAGATCATGTAACCCGTGTGGCTATGGCAGGTGCCCATATTTCGACTGTTCCTTATAGTGTAATTGAGCAACTTACTAAGCATCCACTAACGGATCAAGGTCTAGAAAAATTTGCTTCTGATTGGGAAAAAACGAATAAAAAATAA
- a CDS encoding PTS ascorbate transporter subunit IIC: MVDLIMKDILGTPAILVGLFALFGLLLQRAAITNVISGTLKTVMGFVILGAGAGVIVGSLDKFSSMFDHAFNIQGVIPNNEAIVALAQDAFGTETAMIMLFGMLVNILLARVTPFKYIFLTGHHTMFMACLIAVILMTGGMSGFPLVFIGSIILGSLMVLMPALITPYTRKITGSDDFTIGHFGSIGYFVSAFVGEKVGKNSKSTEELKVPKSLGFLRDTSVAVALTMFILFFIVALFSGPTFIESQLSEGTNFLVFAFLQGLTFAAGVYIILAGVRMLLAEIVPAFKGIADKIVPNAIPALDCPAIFPFANNAVIIGFIFSFIAGLISMFLLPLVGLSVIVPGLVPHFFTGAAAGVFGNATGGRRGAIFGSMANGFLISFLPALLLPVLGILGFEGTTFGDSDFGVVGLLLGGIVELFSSPAIFISVILAILVAIFGIGILINKKNNPKEEEAA; this comes from the coding sequence ATGGTAGATTTAATTATGAAGGATATTCTCGGGACCCCTGCAATTTTAGTTGGTTTATTCGCGCTTTTTGGTTTACTACTACAACGAGCTGCGATTACGAATGTTATTTCTGGTACATTAAAAACCGTAATGGGCTTTGTAATATTAGGTGCTGGTGCTGGAGTAATTGTAGGTTCCCTCGACAAATTTTCAAGTATGTTTGATCATGCATTTAACATTCAAGGTGTTATTCCAAATAACGAAGCAATCGTAGCGTTGGCTCAAGATGCTTTCGGTACGGAAACGGCGATGATAATGCTGTTCGGTATGCTAGTAAATATACTGTTAGCAAGAGTAACTCCGTTTAAATATATCTTTCTAACTGGACACCACACGATGTTTATGGCTTGCTTGATCGCAGTTATTTTAATGACAGGCGGAATGTCAGGTTTCCCACTTGTATTTATCGGATCAATCATTCTGGGATCGCTTATGGTGCTTATGCCAGCTTTAATTACACCATATACTCGTAAAATTACGGGTTCGGATGATTTCACTATTGGTCACTTTGGTTCGATTGGTTACTTCGTTTCAGCATTTGTTGGTGAAAAGGTAGGTAAAAATTCTAAATCTACGGAAGAACTTAAAGTTCCTAAATCACTAGGATTTTTACGGGATACTTCCGTTGCGGTAGCATTAACAATGTTTATTCTCTTTTTCATCGTAGCGCTTTTTTCAGGCCCTACATTTATTGAATCTCAACTCAGCGAAGGAACAAATTTCCTAGTATTTGCTTTCTTGCAAGGTTTGACTTTTGCTGCAGGTGTTTATATCATTTTAGCTGGTGTACGTATGTTATTAGCTGAAATTGTCCCAGCGTTTAAAGGAATTGCCGATAAAATCGTACCAAATGCGATTCCAGCATTGGATTGTCCAGCAATATTCCCTTTTGCAAACAATGCAGTTATTATTGGTTTCATATTTAGTTTCATTGCAGGCTTAATTAGTATGTTTTTACTGCCACTGGTTGGTTTAAGTGTCATTGTACCTGGACTTGTACCTCACTTCTTCACGGGTGCGGCGGCGGGAGTATTCGGTAATGCAACAGGTGGAAGAAGAGGTGCGATATTTGGTTCTATGGCTAATGGTTTCCTTATTAGTTTCTTACCAGCCTTACTACTACCAGTCCTCGGTATCCTTGGATTCGAAGGAACAACTTTCGGAGATTCTGACTTCGGAGTAGTTGGTCTTTTACTTGGCGGTATAGTTGAACTATTCTCTTCACCAGCAATATTTATTTCAGTTATTCTAGCTATCCTAGTTGCCATCTTTGGAATTGGAATTTTGATAAATAAAAAAAATAATCCAAAAGAAGAAGAAGCAGCTTAG
- a CDS encoding PTS sugar transporter subunit IIB, translating to MKKILVVCGNGLGTSFIVEMNVKAILKELGLEAEVSHTDLTTSKSEYADFYLGAADLLENLEDGKRNVIKLTNIMDKKELRKAIETNLKEV from the coding sequence ATGAAAAAAATATTAGTTGTTTGTGGTAATGGATTAGGAACTAGCTTTATCGTTGAGATGAATGTGAAAGCAATTTTAAAAGAGTTAGGTTTAGAGGCGGAGGTTTCACACACTGACTTAACGACAAGTAAGTCAGAATATGCTGATTTTTATTTAGGCGCAGCGGATCTACTTGAAAATTTAGAAGACGGAAAAAGAAACGTCATTAAATTAACTAACATTATGGATAAAAAAGAACTTCGAAAGGCAATAGAGACAAATCTAAAGGAGGTTTAA